In Verrucomicrobiota bacterium, one genomic interval encodes:
- a CDS encoding LamG-like jellyroll fold domain-containing protein: MKKNVAVNDGGHQVSIAGKFVVTLALLLGLSILPAMARSRPARPALPEGESLIFRANDLKTNLVAEAVSGTVYLKGVQLAESWSGESLLMTGATRSYCMIPAKGTRKRPNFLPNTGSIRLWFSTAWSSTALGGQGPGTHARLLEIARVNARTPTGFALYFDPDGNTVYLSAYHAGQAVDIVHATVALEKDVFHQFGVVYGPEAVTLILDGKTIATNRGLPALAHPADLDNWICYMGANAGGLEKLQGQLDEIYFFPYACTEAQFGWDYQSQSLLAAMGPISVQESIAQYRTLRRHRGPQRAEADGAPSPPDPGSGSGGSSTNDSFFFSSWIESFPTNYLRFSKIAYDTNGIALTIAGGETNGVYDLYGTSTLGPSNAASATWTWLLRTAPGETNLMLADAGLAYECFIVGRTNATNGHVLSYAFEQLVSHGNSDANSNGVEDAWEFTWFNGLLNALTLNADPDRDGVSNLMEYQAGANPFDPASVSNLLTASWRFDSTNWVGEQGQLPTYASGVTLTNGASTNALRIAAGLSNGVAYADLKPEGTANLNCQQGTVRCWFQPQWSGTLSNMVLLQTGDGSNDWKLGITGNGTNLCFGTSQNGTNQTNISAAIAWSNSIWHQLVLTYNRTSSQIYVDAQLVATNIGVTYIPTIAQRAAGLIIGNDRTGQCPLPGLLDELELYNYPLDQTTIAADYVSFLFRNPAFDSNNNGIPDWWEWQTYGHLLTNSVVTNSGLAIRITYPNANSFAP; encoded by the coding sequence ATGAAAAAGAATGTGGCGGTGAATGATGGTGGGCACCAAGTGTCCATAGCGGGAAAGTTTGTAGTGACTCTGGCATTGCTGCTTGGTCTGTCCATCTTGCCGGCGATGGCGCGTTCGCGTCCCGCCCGTCCAGCCCTGCCGGAAGGGGAGTCCCTGATATTCCGGGCCAACGATCTGAAGACGAACTTGGTGGCGGAGGCGGTTTCAGGGACGGTCTATTTGAAGGGCGTGCAACTCGCGGAATCGTGGTCTGGCGAATCGCTGCTCATGACCGGCGCGACACGTTCCTACTGCATGATCCCCGCCAAAGGAACCCGCAAACGCCCCAACTTCTTGCCCAACACCGGCAGCATTCGGCTGTGGTTTTCTACCGCGTGGTCCAGCACGGCCTTGGGTGGCCAAGGGCCGGGCACCCACGCCCGCTTGCTGGAAATCGCCAGGGTGAATGCGAGAACCCCGACCGGGTTTGCGCTGTACTTTGATCCCGACGGCAACACCGTGTACTTGAGCGCGTATCACGCTGGTCAGGCGGTGGATATCGTTCATGCTACCGTTGCCTTGGAAAAGGATGTCTTTCATCAATTCGGGGTGGTCTATGGCCCAGAGGCCGTGACCCTGATTCTGGACGGCAAGACCATCGCCACGAATCGAGGGCTGCCGGCCTTGGCACACCCCGCCGACCTAGATAATTGGATTTGCTACATGGGCGCGAACGCGGGCGGACTGGAGAAACTCCAGGGGCAACTAGATGAAATCTATTTCTTCCCGTATGCCTGCACGGAAGCACAGTTTGGGTGGGACTATCAATCGCAGAGCCTGTTGGCGGCTATGGGACCGATCAGCGTTCAGGAATCCATAGCACAATATCGAACCTTGAGGCGTCATCGTGGGCCTCAACGCGCGGAAGCGGATGGGGCACCATCGCCACCCGACCCAGGTAGTGGTAGCGGTGGCAGTAGCACCAATGACAGTTTTTTCTTTAGTAGCTGGATCGAGTCTTTCCCCACGAATTATTTGCGGTTTTCCAAGATCGCCTATGATACCAATGGCATTGCCCTGACTATTGCCGGCGGGGAAACCAATGGGGTATATGATCTGTATGGAACGAGTACTTTGGGGCCAAGCAATGCTGCCAGCGCCACCTGGACTTGGTTATTACGAACCGCGCCGGGAGAAACCAACCTGATGCTGGCGGATGCCGGCTTGGCTTATGAATGCTTTATTGTTGGGCGCACCAATGCCACCAACGGCCATGTGCTCAGCTATGCGTTTGAACAATTGGTCAGCCATGGCAATTCCGATGCCAATAGCAATGGCGTCGAGGACGCTTGGGAGTTCACTTGGTTCAACGGATTGCTGAACGCCTTGACCCTGAATGCTGATCCGGATCGCGATGGGGTATCGAACCTGATGGAATACCAGGCTGGGGCGAATCCATTTGATCCTGCCAGCGTCTCGAACCTATTGACGGCTTCCTGGCGATTTGACTCCACGAATTGGGTTGGTGAACAGGGGCAATTGCCAACTTATGCTAGTGGAGTAACCCTGACCAATGGTGCTTCCACCAACGCATTGCGTATCGCGGCGGGCCTTTCCAATGGAGTGGCGTATGCGGACCTCAAGCCGGAAGGCACCGCGAACCTAAATTGCCAACAAGGTACTGTTCGCTGTTGGTTTCAGCCCCAATGGAGCGGGACGCTTTCCAATATGGTATTGCTCCAGACCGGCGATGGTTCCAACGATTGGAAGTTGGGCATCACTGGCAACGGCACGAACCTCTGCTTTGGCACCTCGCAGAATGGCACCAATCAAACCAATATCTCGGCTGCTATTGCCTGGTCCAACTCGATCTGGCATCAGTTGGTTTTGACGTATAATCGCACCTCCAGCCAAATTTATGTGGACGCGCAACTGGTGGCCACAAATATTGGTGTCACGTATATTCCCACGATTGCTCAACGCGCTGCCGGTTTGATTATTGGCAATGATCGTACTGGTCAATGTCCTTTGCCTGGCTTACTGGATGAATTGGAGCTTTATAATTACCCGCTGGATCAAACGACCATTGCCGCTGATTATGTAAGTTTCCTGTTTCGTAACCCAGCGTTTGATAGCAACAATAACGGGATACCTGATTGGTGGGAGTGGCAGACTTATGGACACCTGCTAACCAATTCGGTGGTCACCAATTCCGGGTTGGCCATCCGCATTACTTACCCCAACGCGAATAGCTTTGCGCCATAA
- a CDS encoding UbiA-like polyprenyltransferase, protein MFATLRRWGEFVKFSHTIFALPFALAAMAVAARDNYGWPGWTKFGLILGAMVCARTCAMSFNRIADREYDAQNPRTAGRHLPAGKIKLSDAWLLCILSALGLIAISFLLNRLCFYLSPVAIVVVCFYSLTKRFTDYTHVFLGLALALAPVGGWLAVRGMDVTGIEVLEMSVLAVVVIFWLIGFDLIYAIQDYEFDRQHGLHSLVVAWGPKNALTAAFLSHMLMWGLLFLFGLLCRFRLAYLLGLLIILSCLVFEHWLARRRGLNWVQNSFFRLNAVISCVFLLTVLIEVVCKGGFRLK, encoded by the coding sequence ATGTTTGCCACCCTGCGCAGATGGGGAGAGTTCGTCAAATTCTCCCATACGATTTTCGCCCTGCCGTTTGCCCTGGCGGCCATGGCGGTGGCGGCGCGGGATAATTATGGCTGGCCGGGCTGGACCAAATTCGGGTTGATTCTGGGTGCGATGGTCTGCGCCCGCACTTGCGCGATGAGTTTCAACCGGATCGCCGACCGGGAATATGACGCCCAGAACCCGCGCACCGCCGGGCGCCATTTGCCTGCCGGAAAAATCAAGTTAAGCGATGCATGGCTGCTCTGCATCCTGAGTGCCTTGGGACTGATTGCGATCAGCTTCTTACTCAACCGGCTTTGCTTCTACCTGTCCCCCGTCGCAATCGTAGTGGTGTGTTTCTACTCACTGACCAAACGATTCACCGATTACACACACGTCTTCCTTGGTCTGGCGCTGGCGCTCGCGCCAGTAGGCGGTTGGCTCGCCGTCCGGGGCATGGACGTCACCGGCATCGAAGTGTTGGAAATGTCGGTGCTGGCGGTGGTGGTGATTTTCTGGCTGATCGGGTTCGACCTCATCTACGCCATCCAGGATTATGAATTTGATCGCCAGCACGGCCTGCATTCCCTGGTCGTGGCATGGGGGCCGAAAAACGCACTAACCGCCGCATTCCTCTCGCACATGCTCATGTGGGGTTTGTTGTTCCTTTTTGGCCTGCTGTGCCGCTTCCGCCTTGCGTATCTGCTCGGACTGCTGATCATCCTGAGCTGCCTGGTTTTTGAACATTGGCTGGCGCGCCGACGCGGGTTAAACTGGGTGCAGAACTCCTTCTTCCGCCTGAACGCCGTCATCAGTTGTGTCTTCCTGCTGACGGTCCTGATCGAAGTGGTGTGCAAAGGCGGCTTCCGCCTGAAATAG
- the tatA gene encoding twin-arginine translocase TatA/TatE family subunit, with amino-acid sequence MLAVLGLSGGELVLVLVVILVLFGAKKIPEFAKGLGQGIKEFKKASNEVNSELQRAMTEESAPPKKVAPPAPTPVPQAQPPQTPQVKVS; translated from the coding sequence ATGTTGGCAGTTTTGGGACTGAGCGGCGGCGAGCTGGTGCTCGTGCTGGTCGTCATTCTGGTTTTATTCGGCGCCAAGAAAATTCCCGAATTTGCCAAAGGTCTCGGTCAGGGCATCAAGGAATTTAAGAAGGCCTCCAATGAGGTCAATAGCGAATTGCAACGCGCGATGACTGAAGAATCAGCACCGCCGAAAAAGGTGGCCCCCCCGGCCCCGACTCCGGTTCCGCAAGCGCAACCGCCCCAAACTCCGCAGGTTAAGGTCTCTTAA
- a CDS encoding twin-arginine translocase subunit TatC, producing the protein MTTPTPTGTTGSEHPAPAPAPAEAKTPSANADGTPAPVPPASDSSAVAPSETASTTSEYSEYNSQSDYGEYNYDYHSEHPEGSGTSDSGSSTTAVANPASESGNTGQGGGDSTEPPSTSDDSGDEGGPIKSFLEHLEDLRWVLVKCAIALLLGMMVCLFGVNYVVEILTWPLHRAGKMTSALISASNTKHVGVAVNDQILWQFKTETNLFAGLNLGSNQAVVMRMTTVMINDQPMLALKVETNSPLESKVSIGPKLVYLDPAAPFVSSLHIAFFGGLLLAAPFLFYFLGQYIVPALRWKEKKYFVRAFFIGLALFLTGVSFCYFAIMPLALRAAEQYALWMGIEVPQWRAETYFSFTCKFMLGMGLGFEMPVILLALVKIGILDYQKLAGFRRYMIVVNLILGALLTTPEVLTQLLMFIPLQLMYEMSIWVAWYWERQARKKAEAEAANPKQD; encoded by the coding sequence GTGACCACGCCCACTCCAACCGGCACCACCGGTTCGGAGCATCCGGCCCCTGCCCCGGCTCCTGCTGAAGCGAAAACGCCGTCCGCAAACGCGGACGGTACACCCGCTCCGGTACCACCTGCCAGCGATAGTTCCGCCGTTGCACCTTCTGAGACGGCATCCACCACCTCCGAATACTCGGAATACAACAGTCAATCCGATTACGGAGAATACAATTACGATTATCACAGCGAGCACCCGGAAGGCAGTGGTACCAGCGACAGCGGTAGTTCCACCACGGCGGTAGCCAACCCTGCAAGTGAGAGCGGTAATACGGGACAAGGCGGCGGTGACAGCACCGAACCGCCCAGCACCTCGGACGATAGCGGGGATGAAGGCGGGCCGATTAAATCCTTTCTGGAACACCTCGAGGATTTGCGCTGGGTGCTCGTCAAATGTGCCATTGCGCTGCTGTTGGGCATGATGGTCTGCCTGTTTGGCGTGAACTATGTGGTCGAAATCCTCACTTGGCCACTCCATCGCGCCGGGAAGATGACTTCCGCCCTGATTTCCGCCAGCAACACCAAACATGTGGGCGTGGCGGTGAATGACCAGATTCTCTGGCAGTTCAAGACGGAGACCAACCTGTTTGCCGGATTGAACCTGGGCAGCAACCAGGCCGTGGTAATGCGCATGACCACCGTGATGATCAATGATCAGCCGATGCTCGCCTTGAAAGTGGAAACCAACTCCCCGTTGGAAAGCAAAGTCTCCATTGGCCCCAAACTGGTGTACTTGGACCCCGCCGCCCCGTTTGTTTCCTCGCTGCACATCGCCTTCTTTGGTGGCCTGTTGCTGGCCGCCCCATTCCTGTTCTATTTCCTCGGCCAATACATCGTGCCAGCGCTGCGTTGGAAGGAGAAAAAGTACTTTGTGCGCGCCTTCTTCATTGGGCTGGCTCTTTTCTTGACCGGCGTGAGCTTTTGTTATTTCGCGATCATGCCGCTGGCCCTGCGCGCAGCGGAGCAATATGCGTTATGGATGGGGATTGAAGTGCCGCAATGGCGCGCGGAGACGTATTTCAGTTTCACCTGCAAATTCATGCTGGGCATGGGGCTGGGCTTTGAAATGCCGGTCATTTTGCTGGCGTTGGTGAAGATCGGAATTCTGGATTATCAGAAACTGGCCGGGTTCCGCCGGTACATGATCGTGGTGAACCTGATTCTGGGCGCGTTGCTGACCACCCCCGAGGTACTGACGCAGCTTCTGATGTTCATTCCGCTGCAATTAATGTACGAAATGAGCATCTGGGTCGCTTGGTACTGGGAACGTCAGGCCCGCAAAAAAGCGGAAGCCGAAGCCGCCAACCCGAAGCAAGATTAA
- a CDS encoding OmpA family protein: MIRFKFCAVMVLGLALTVVLSTGCRHKKPALTYIPGQTRAITNDFTGTPAEPTMPVDTGREKAQGTDLGPMTGGPKEGTSVNIPLADRRKRENLAEDREALKAYTLYFDFDRAAVKASERSKAEKVAAALKAKPEASVEIEGHCDERGTEEYNRSLGERRALAVREYLINLGIASDRVFTVSFGKDRPAVPSHNDAAYAKNRRGEFVLLTPKQ, encoded by the coding sequence ATGATTCGCTTTAAATTTTGCGCAGTGATGGTGCTTGGGTTGGCGCTGACCGTCGTGCTCTCGACCGGCTGCCGGCACAAGAAACCGGCGTTGACCTATATCCCAGGGCAAACCCGCGCCATCACCAATGACTTCACCGGCACCCCGGCGGAGCCCACCATGCCGGTGGATACCGGACGGGAGAAAGCGCAGGGCACCGATTTGGGACCGATGACAGGTGGTCCCAAGGAAGGCACCTCGGTCAACATTCCGCTGGCAGATCGCCGCAAACGCGAGAACCTTGCGGAAGACCGCGAGGCACTCAAAGCCTATACTTTGTATTTTGATTTTGACCGGGCGGCGGTCAAAGCGTCCGAACGCAGCAAAGCGGAAAAAGTGGCAGCCGCGCTCAAGGCAAAACCCGAGGCCAGTGTGGAAATCGAGGGGCATTGCGATGAGCGTGGGACGGAGGAGTATAATCGTTCGCTGGGCGAACGACGCGCCTTGGCGGTGCGGGAATACCTCATCAACCTGGGGATTGCTTCGGATCGGGTGTTTACGGTGTCCTTCGGTAAAGATCGTCCGGCGGTGCCAAGCCACAATGACGCGGCTTATGCAAAAAATCGCCGGGGTGAATTTGTGCTTTTAACTCCAAAACAATAA
- a CDS encoding OmpA family protein — protein sequence MKNTWIPILVVGLAAGWLTTGCNTSSKARTKLPNGGGNSQPPVTDNASRPPIEPLQPPIAVDPNTIKGNPLDPKANANSQDMPEPKGLDGMTADRDAFKADTVYFDFDRAAVRKNEHAHIEAVAKVLKDQPKSKLQIEGHCDEMGTDEYNRALGERRALAIREYLMTLGIEGKRLFTISYGKDRPAVEAHDEAARNKNRRGEFVLYKPKS from the coding sequence ATGAAAAATACTTGGATTCCAATTTTAGTAGTCGGTCTGGCAGCCGGATGGCTGACCACCGGTTGCAACACCAGCAGCAAGGCCCGGACCAAACTGCCTAATGGTGGGGGTAACTCGCAGCCTCCCGTAACGGATAACGCCAGCCGCCCGCCAATCGAACCGCTTCAGCCCCCGATTGCCGTGGACCCCAACACGATCAAAGGAAATCCCTTGGACCCCAAGGCGAATGCCAATTCACAAGACATGCCGGAACCCAAAGGCTTGGATGGCATGACCGCCGACCGGGATGCTTTCAAAGCTGACACGGTCTATTTCGACTTTGATCGCGCGGCAGTGCGCAAGAATGAGCACGCCCACATCGAAGCGGTGGCCAAGGTGCTGAAAGATCAGCCCAAGAGCAAGCTCCAGATTGAAGGACACTGCGACGAAATGGGCACCGACGAATATAACCGCGCCTTGGGCGAGCGCCGCGCGCTGGCCATTCGCGAGTATTTGATGACCTTGGGCATTGAGGGTAAACGCCTGTTCACCATCAGCTACGGCAAGGACCGTCCGGCGGTGGAAGCCCATGATGAAGCCGCGCGTAACAAGAACCGCCGCGGCGAGTTCGTGTTGTACAAGCCTAAATCCTAA